A portion of the Streptomyces erythrochromogenes genome contains these proteins:
- a CDS encoding protein kinase domain-containing protein — protein sequence MAAENPGVLQQRYWLDQAWEEHEGTVYWSAFDQKERAEVFVQQLQPLAQRTGSEPLLEPFPDRAAVAGPRPPSGKGWTKSSKAAARARASKDQIAVPGDLMRQVRRVSSPRSPHLLAVHDVFEHGGSVWVVMDPVQPISLRQLLKEQGKLGGAGAAYLGVEMAAALQEMHDAGIAHGRFDPRSVFFRGDRTLALAGYGLAPSPHDGQGPWLRPWRPDSRYTAPELARHTADRPPTPSCSGDLWALGMVLYEILMGSRSLLYGPLRRFRWIRKVHDARPPRVPGEAELTLLLAVLLSPHPGARTSAAAAAVSLRRLAGLHEPMPGGHWAVANRPPRSFSEHLREQLVHVFTTATSRAMAAFLTGVLVTLVTLFGWHLVSRPSAPDPLTALLSGAVFGAAYGTVRVVLMASWHCLALLRGAPAPDAQAAPRPPAAAGAPSGAAQAPEPAASAAPPAHLLRLPACTPRLTLLDAPAHVGRAVRLEFTLDVPPGHPWHRASGDARAPAELMLVASPRGAGSTLVPPCAGYRVQAPGGEAAAFTFTAHAPGRHRLRITVYDRAHGVVLQELDATLEAEEPALLGSARHDGPEF from the coding sequence ATGGCGGCCGAGAACCCCGGGGTGCTCCAGCAGCGGTACTGGCTGGACCAGGCCTGGGAGGAACACGAGGGAACCGTCTACTGGTCGGCCTTCGACCAGAAGGAACGGGCGGAGGTATTCGTCCAGCAACTACAGCCCCTGGCGCAGCGGACGGGGTCCGAGCCGTTACTGGAACCGTTCCCGGACCGGGCGGCGGTGGCCGGGCCCCGGCCACCGTCGGGGAAGGGCTGGACGAAGTCCTCGAAGGCGGCCGCGAGAGCACGGGCGAGCAAGGACCAGATCGCCGTACCGGGTGATCTTATGCGGCAGGTCCGCCGGGTGTCGTCGCCGCGCAGTCCACATCTCCTCGCCGTTCACGACGTGTTCGAGCACGGCGGCTCCGTCTGGGTCGTGATGGATCCCGTCCAGCCCATCTCCCTGCGACAGTTACTGAAGGAGCAGGGCAAGCTCGGCGGCGCGGGGGCCGCGTACCTCGGGGTGGAGATGGCGGCCGCACTCCAGGAGATGCACGACGCGGGCATCGCGCACGGCCGGTTCGACCCCCGCAGCGTGTTCTTCCGTGGCGACCGCACCCTGGCCCTCGCCGGCTACGGACTGGCCCCCTCCCCGCACGACGGGCAGGGGCCGTGGCTCCGGCCCTGGCGTCCCGATTCCCGCTACACCGCGCCCGAACTGGCCCGGCACACGGCCGACCGGCCTCCCACCCCGAGCTGCTCGGGAGACCTGTGGGCCCTGGGGATGGTCCTCTACGAGATCCTCATGGGCAGCCGCAGTCTCCTGTACGGGCCGCTGCGCAGGTTCCGCTGGATCCGGAAGGTGCACGACGCCCGCCCTCCCCGGGTCCCCGGGGAGGCCGAGCTCACCCTGCTCCTGGCGGTCCTGCTCTCCCCGCATCCGGGCGCCCGGACCTCCGCGGCCGCAGCCGCGGTCTCGCTGCGCCGGCTCGCCGGGCTGCACGAACCGATGCCCGGCGGGCACTGGGCCGTCGCCAACCGGCCGCCGCGCTCCTTCTCGGAGCACCTGCGGGAACAGCTGGTGCACGTGTTCACCACCGCCACCAGCCGGGCCATGGCAGCTTTCCTGACGGGCGTGCTGGTCACCCTGGTCACGCTCTTCGGCTGGCACCTGGTGAGTCGGCCCTCGGCCCCGGACCCGCTGACCGCCCTGCTGTCCGGGGCGGTGTTCGGCGCCGCGTACGGGACGGTACGAGTGGTCCTGATGGCGAGCTGGCACTGTCTGGCACTGCTGCGCGGGGCCCCCGCACCGGACGCCCAGGCCGCGCCCCGGCCCCCCGCCGCGGCGGGCGCGCCTTCCGGCGCGGCGCAGGCTCCGGAGCCCGCGGCATCCGCCGCGCCGCCCGCGCACCTGCTCAGGCTGCCCGCCTGCACTCCCCGGCTGACGCTGCTCGACGCCCCCGCGCACGTGGGGCGGGCCGTCCGGCTGGAGTTCACCCTCGACGTGCCCCCCGGTCATCCCTGGCACCGGGCCTCCGGGGACGCCCGCGCGCCCGCCGAGCTGATGCTGGTGGCGTCACCGCGCGGAGCAGGCTCGACCCTCGTGCCGCCGTGCGCGGGCTATCGCGTACAGGCACCCGGAGGGGAGGCCGCGGCCTTCACGTTCACCGCGCACGCACCGGGGCGGCACCGGCTGCGGATCACCGTGTACGACCGCGCGCACGGTGTGGTGCTGCAGGAACTCGACGCGACCCTGGAAGCCGAGGAGCCCGCCCTCCTCGGCTCCGCCCGGCACGATGGACCGGAGTTCTGA
- the treY gene encoding malto-oligosyltrehalose synthase, producing the protein MSQPRPTPASESDVPKPVTPASTYRLQLRPEFPFAAAEAAVPYLASLGVSHLHLSPVLEAAPGSAHGYDVTDHSRVRAELGGEPGLRALARSAREHGLGLVLDIVPNHMAVPTPLRLNRPLWEVLRDGPDSPYARWFDIDWEAGGGQVVLPLLAGPVDSCDLRVDGGVLRHGEQEFPLREGTEGLALPELLAAQWYRPAWWRETSTALNYRRFFTISELIGVRVEDPDVFTATHAKVLELVRDGVAQGLRIDHVDGLADPEEYLGRLRAAVGDDCWVVVEKILARHERLPAAWPVAGTTGYDALHRVDGVFTDPEGAAELADRYGECTGLPQWPETARACAREVLTGDLAAELGALERRAGGELAGAVRELLIAFPVYRPYPGEPELPPQALERAAELAGPAAVAGVRELLLRDPAFAARFAQTSAALRAKSLEDRAFYRYAPLLSATEVGGEPGRPAVSPEEFHAYCAALARDWPETGTVLSTHDTKRSADVRARISALSQAPELMDRESAAPDPHLAWVARQTALGLGRAPEAVPRLADALLKGAREAALRTSWTDRDEAYETAVPGYAPAPLDLPAELAEAARANLLGMALLHLAMPGVPEVYQGAETEYRALVDPDNRRPAYFPSGALARLDAGAAPHGPAEEKLALTAVLLRLRRDRPELFRGYAPVAARGPAAGHLVAFTRAPGLLVAATRLSHRLAGSGGWRDTRVDLPPGTWTPVLSPHPHANSPIRHSSSVEVSALLSDRPVGVWLRR; encoded by the coding sequence ACCTGCACCTCTCCCCCGTCCTGGAGGCGGCGCCCGGATCGGCCCACGGGTACGACGTCACCGACCACTCGCGCGTACGGGCCGAACTGGGCGGCGAGCCCGGCCTGCGGGCCCTGGCCCGTTCCGCCCGGGAGCACGGCCTCGGCCTGGTCCTCGACATCGTGCCCAACCACATGGCGGTGCCGACGCCGCTGCGGCTGAACCGGCCGCTGTGGGAGGTGCTGCGGGACGGGCCCGACTCGCCGTACGCACGCTGGTTCGACATCGACTGGGAGGCCGGCGGCGGGCAGGTGGTGCTCCCGCTGCTCGCCGGGCCGGTGGACTCCTGCGACCTGCGGGTCGACGGCGGGGTGCTGCGCCACGGGGAGCAGGAGTTCCCGCTGCGGGAGGGGACCGAGGGCCTGGCGCTGCCGGAGCTGCTGGCCGCGCAGTGGTACCGGCCGGCCTGGTGGCGGGAGACCTCGACCGCGCTCAACTACCGCCGCTTCTTCACCATTTCGGAGCTGATCGGGGTCCGGGTGGAGGACCCGGACGTGTTCACGGCCACCCATGCGAAGGTGCTGGAGCTGGTCCGGGACGGGGTCGCGCAGGGGCTGCGGATCGACCACGTGGACGGGCTGGCCGACCCGGAGGAGTACCTGGGCCGGCTGCGGGCCGCCGTCGGCGACGACTGCTGGGTGGTGGTCGAGAAGATCCTGGCCCGCCACGAGCGGCTGCCGGCCGCCTGGCCGGTGGCGGGGACCACCGGGTACGACGCGCTGCACCGGGTCGACGGGGTGTTCACCGATCCCGAGGGCGCCGCGGAACTGGCGGACCGGTACGGCGAGTGCACCGGCCTGCCGCAGTGGCCGGAGACCGCCCGCGCCTGTGCGCGGGAGGTGCTGACCGGCGACCTGGCCGCCGAGCTGGGGGCGCTGGAGCGCCGGGCCGGCGGGGAACTCGCCGGTGCGGTTCGCGAGTTGCTGATCGCCTTTCCCGTCTACCGGCCCTATCCCGGCGAGCCCGAGCTGCCGCCGCAGGCGCTGGAGCGGGCGGCCGAGCTGGCCGGTCCGGCCGCGGTGGCCGGCGTACGGGAGCTGCTGCTGCGGGATCCGGCCTTCGCCGCCCGGTTCGCCCAGACCTCGGCGGCCCTGCGCGCCAAGTCCCTGGAGGACCGGGCCTTCTACCGGTACGCGCCGCTGCTGTCGGCCACCGAGGTGGGCGGGGAGCCGGGGCGTCCGGCGGTGTCGCCCGAGGAGTTCCACGCGTACTGCGCCGCCCTGGCCCGGGACTGGCCGGAGACGGGCACGGTGCTGTCCACGCACGACACCAAGCGCAGCGCGGACGTCAGGGCCCGGATCTCCGCGTTGTCGCAGGCGCCGGAGCTGATGGACCGGGAGAGCGCGGCCCCCGACCCCCACCTGGCCTGGGTGGCCCGGCAGACCGCGCTCGGGCTCGGCCGGGCTCCCGAGGCGGTGCCGCGGCTGGCCGACGCCCTGCTCAAGGGGGCCCGCGAGGCCGCCCTGCGCACCAGCTGGACCGACCGGGACGAGGCGTACGAGACGGCCGTCCCCGGCTACGCCCCGGCCCCGCTCGACCTCCCGGCGGAACTCGCGGAGGCGGCCCGCGCGAACCTGCTCGGCATGGCGCTGCTGCACCTCGCGATGCCGGGGGTGCCGGAGGTCTACCAGGGCGCGGAGACCGAGTACCGGGCCCTGGTGGACCCGGACAACCGGCGCCCGGCGTACTTCCCGAGCGGTGCGCTGGCGCGGCTGGACGCGGGCGCCGCCCCGCACGGCCCGGCCGAGGAGAAGCTGGCCCTCACGGCGGTGCTGCTGCGGCTGCGCCGGGACCGGCCGGAGCTCTTCCGCGGCTACGCCCCGGTCGCGGCCCGGGGCCCTGCGGCCGGCCACCTGGTGGCCTTCACCCGGGCCCCGGGCCTGCTGGTGGCGGCCACGCGGCTGTCCCACCGACTGGCGGGATCGGGCGGGTGGCGCGACACCCGCGTGGACCTGCCGCCGGGCACCTGGACGCCGGTCCTTTCACCACATCCGCATGCGAACTCACCTATCAGGCACAGCAGTTCGGTCGAGGTGTCCGCACTGTTGTCCGACCGTCCGGTGGGTGTCTGGCTCCGCCGCTGA